A genome region from Bombus terrestris chromosome 10, iyBomTerr1.2, whole genome shotgun sequence includes the following:
- the LOC100646067 gene encoding serine/arginine repetitive matrix protein 1 gives MSRDYDRRRGGSGSGSSSSKLRMDTNVSQPRPHGENSGKRRELDSVMRKARESQSSYWNKKLLEVEERDPNRWRHSGYKELYVGGTASGEPSRGHPRSPRSPRPRSPHIPRPRSPRTRSPRSPRDRSHTRGRPTRSPSTGSTCSDRSCSVCSPKERRRIAQPSPSRSRSLTPVRARAHPKEIVPSSSRVIPARTRPRSPPLPRPRTPPPTPQPPPRHQKDYKTIKEKETKVRRKEKHHTRIPEDPRVPDPIPLMRKPVKVEKTHSSHGTTQMIRPPPESSPSEDSDSSSTTSHVGPPKMTLSERFGKMAQWSVDRRDMENMRITKDGENAMKVVIEGEERIARLGYDSPPPGHYPESLLAQGPRGLECWDDVRVRYDYYKARGYLRDLTLDDYIKWEEWWYKYQEWLEAERFYEQWTSSNRPSGGTRKRRGRRNNTAH, from the exons ATGTCACGAGACTATGATAGGCGAAGAGGAGGTAGCGGTAGTGGTAGCAGTTCTAGTAAGTTACGGATGGATACCAATGTATCACAACCCAGACCACACGGCGAAAATTCTGGAAAACGGAGAGAATTAGATAGCGTAATGCGGAAAGCTCGTGAATCTCAGTCAAGTTATTGGAATAAAAAGCTTTTGGAAGTAGAGGAACGCGATCCAAATAGATGGAGACACAGTGGATATAAGGAATTATATGTCGGTGGCACAGCAAGTGGAGAACCTAGTAGAGGACATCCTCGAAGTCCAAGAAGTCCCAGACCTCGAAGTCCCCATATACCAAGACCACGTAGTCCTCGAACTAGAAGTCCACGGTCACCTCGCGATAGATCACATACCAGAGGACGACCTACACGCAGTCCAAGCACAGGAAGTACTTGTTCTGATCGATCATGCAGTGTCTGCTCACCAAAGGAAAGGCGACGTATCGCTCAACCCTCTCCTTCACGTTCAAGATCACTCACACCAGTTCGAGCTCGAGCACATCCAAAAGAAATAGTACCATCAAGTTCACGAGTAATACCAGCTCGTACTAGACCAAGATCACCTCCTTTACCACGTCCACGTACACCTCCGCCCACACCACAGCCTCCACCACGTCATCAAAAGGACTATAAgacaattaaagaaaaagaaaccaaGGTCCGGCGTAAAGAAAAACATCACACTAGAATCCCAGAAGATCCAAGAGTTCCAGATCCCATTCCATTG ATGCGTAAACCTGTAAAGGTAGAAAAAACTCATTCAAGTCATGGAACAACTCAAATGATTAGGCCACCTCCTGAGTCCTCACCTAGTGAAGACAGTGATAGTTCTTCCACAACATCACATGTGGGTCCACCTAAAATGACATTATCAGAACG ATTTGGTAAAATGGCACAATGGAGTGTCGATCGTAGGGACATGGAAAATATGCGCATCACAAAAGATGGAGAAAACGCGATGAAAGTTGTAATAGAGGGTGAAGAAAGAATTGCAAGACTAGGATACGATTCCCCACCACCAGGACATTATCCTGAATCACTTTTAGCACAAGGTCCAAGAGGTCTAGAATGTTGGGATGATGTTCGTGTTAGATATGATTATTATAAAGCAAGAGGATATCTACGAGATCTTACTTTAGATGACTACATAAAGTGGGAAGAATGGTGGTACAAATATCAAGAATGGTTAGAAGCAGAACGTTTTTATGAACAATGGACCTCTTCAAATCGTCCTTCTGGTGGAACTCGAAAGAGACGCGGAAGACGTAATAATACAGCTCATTGA